One genomic segment of Mesoterricola silvestris includes these proteins:
- a CDS encoding amino acid permease — translation MDSSLPAGVRRSRLFFRKPLAALLEEARGENRLRRILGPVHLTALGIGAVIGAGIFVATGAAARNVAGPALMLSYAVAAVTCVFAALCYAEFAAMVPVAGSAYTYAYATLGELFAWIIGWDLILEYGVASAAVATGWSAYAQGLLAKAGLVLPAALVSSPWRYDPAAGSLVGTGALVNLPAALVVGAVTYVLVRGIQETSRLNTVMVAVKVAAVLFVIAAGLFFVSSANWRPFAPYGWTGLCFFGHTVAGQVDPGGKPVGMLAGAAIIFFAYIGFDAVSTHTEEARNPQRDVPVGIVTSLAVCSILYVAMVAVLTGMVRFDQLDISAPVSLAFKARGQGWAEGLVAVAGVAGITSVLLVMMLSGPRVFLAMARDGLLPRKVFGVVHPRYRTPWKSTILTGACVAVMAGLLPIDVLLHLTNIGTLLAFVIVCSAVLIMRRTHPGAERPFRCPWVPAVPILGILSCLLLMFSLPVANWYRLGIWLALGILVYFGYGRRHSVLGRASGADPA, via the coding sequence ATGGATTCCAGTTTGCCGGCGGGCGTCCGCCGCTCCCGCCTTTTCTTCCGCAAGCCCCTGGCGGCGCTCCTGGAGGAGGCCCGCGGGGAGAACCGGCTCCGGCGGATCCTGGGCCCGGTGCACCTCACGGCCCTGGGCATCGGCGCCGTCATCGGGGCGGGCATCTTCGTGGCCACCGGGGCCGCGGCGCGCAACGTGGCGGGCCCGGCCCTGATGCTCTCCTACGCCGTGGCGGCGGTGACCTGCGTGTTCGCCGCGCTGTGCTACGCGGAGTTCGCGGCCATGGTGCCGGTGGCGGGATCGGCCTACACCTATGCCTACGCGACCCTCGGGGAGCTCTTCGCGTGGATCATCGGGTGGGACCTGATCCTGGAGTACGGCGTGGCCAGCGCCGCGGTGGCCACGGGATGGTCGGCCTACGCCCAGGGGCTCCTGGCCAAGGCCGGCCTGGTCCTGCCCGCGGCCCTGGTGTCCTCCCCCTGGCGCTACGACCCCGCGGCGGGAAGCCTCGTGGGGACCGGGGCCCTGGTCAACCTGCCGGCGGCGCTGGTGGTGGGGGCGGTCACCTACGTCCTGGTGCGGGGCATCCAGGAGACCTCGCGCCTGAACACCGTGATGGTGGCCGTGAAGGTGGCGGCGGTCCTCTTCGTCATCGCCGCGGGCCTGTTCTTCGTGAGCTCCGCCAACTGGCGGCCCTTCGCCCCGTACGGGTGGACCGGCCTGTGCTTTTTCGGCCACACCGTGGCCGGCCAGGTGGATCCGGGGGGCAAGCCCGTGGGGATGCTGGCGGGCGCCGCCATCATCTTCTTCGCCTACATCGGGTTCGACGCGGTGTCCACCCACACCGAGGAGGCCCGGAATCCCCAGCGGGACGTGCCGGTGGGCATCGTGACGTCCCTGGCCGTGTGCAGCATCCTGTACGTCGCCATGGTGGCGGTGCTCACGGGCATGGTGCGCTTCGACCAGCTGGACATCAGCGCCCCCGTGTCCCTGGCCTTCAAGGCCCGGGGCCAGGGCTGGGCCGAGGGGCTCGTGGCGGTGGCGGGGGTGGCCGGCATCACGTCGGTGCTCCTGGTGATGATGCTCAGCGGGCCCCGGGTCTTCCTGGCCATGGCCCGGGACGGGCTGCTGCCCAGGAAGGTGTTCGGCGTGGTGCATCCGCGGTACCGCACGCCCTGGAAGTCCACGATCCTCACCGGGGCCTGCGTGGCCGTGATGGCCGGGCTCCTGCCCATCGACGTGCTCCTCCACCTCACCAACATCGGAACGCTCCTGGCCTTCGTCATCGTGTGCTCGGCGGTGCTGATCATGCGCCGCACCCACCCGGGCGCCGAGCGCCCCTTCCGGTGCCCCTGGGTGCCGGCGGTGCCCATCCTGGGCATCCTCTCCTGCCTGCTCCTCATGTTCTCCCTGCCCGTGGCCAACTGGTACCGGCTAGGCATCTGGCTGGCGCTGGGGATCCTTGTGTACTTCGGGTACGGACGCCGCCACAGCGTCCTGGGGAGGGCCTCCGGTGCGGACCCCGCTTGA
- a CDS encoding ComF family protein — MRTPLEVIPCRGCLGPVDGQAQAGLCGRCWSLLTPLPEERCPLCALGHGWADPCPDPVAWSSGDALWDYHGGLGALLVPSIKRGELGWMDALLERAARAPLPPWTAEATLVCSAPTARLRRWYRGFDLAERAALTFAARLGTAFGAVLRKPLYTRAQASLPQGRRRRMGPHVTLVPGRAVEGEAVLLVDDVWTTGTTLLRSAQALGAAGARDVAVLALFRAGKRG; from the coding sequence GTGCGGACCCCGCTTGAGGTCATCCCCTGCCGGGGCTGCCTGGGCCCCGTGGACGGCCAGGCCCAGGCCGGCCTGTGCGGGCGCTGCTGGAGCCTGCTGACGCCCCTGCCGGAGGAGCGGTGCCCCCTGTGCGCCCTGGGCCACGGATGGGCCGACCCCTGTCCCGACCCCGTGGCCTGGTCCTCCGGGGATGCCCTGTGGGACTACCACGGCGGGTTGGGGGCTCTCCTGGTGCCCTCCATCAAGCGGGGGGAACTGGGGTGGATGGACGCCCTCCTGGAGCGGGCGGCCCGGGCGCCCCTTCCGCCCTGGACCGCGGAGGCCACCCTGGTGTGCAGCGCGCCCACCGCCCGGCTCCGGCGCTGGTACCGGGGGTTCGACCTGGCCGAACGGGCCGCCCTGACCTTCGCGGCCCGCCTGGGCACCGCCTTCGGGGCCGTCCTTCGCAAGCCCCTGTACACCCGCGCCCAGGCCAGCCTGCCCCAGGGGAGGAGGCGGCGCATGGGGCCCCACGTGACCCTCGTTCCCGGCCGGGCCGTGGAGGGGGAGGCCGTGCTCCTGGTGGACGACGTGTGGACCACCGGCACGACCCTGCTCCGGTCCGCCCAGGCCCTGGGGGCGGCCGGGGCCCGGGACGTGGCGGTGCTGGCCCTCTTCCGTGCGGGCAAGAGGGGCTAG
- a CDS encoding deoxyhypusine synthase family protein, whose amino-acid sequence MPSSAAFTPGPVGSFIKHHFRHFNAAAMVDAAEGYRTHLLEGGKMMVSLAGAMSTAELGLSLAEMIRQDKVHLITCTGANLEEDIFNLVAHDYYERVPNYRDLTPADEKALLDRHMNRVTDTCIPEMEAMRRIEKAILKEWMAADAAGERRFPHEFLYRLLRSGVLEQYHQIDTKNSWMIAACEKNLPIVVPGWEDSTLGNMFAAAVIRGDVKNVHTVRTGIEYMTWLARFYQEITKDCSLGMFQVGGGIAGDFPICVVPMLHQDLELEAPLWGYFCQISDSTTSYGSYSGAVPNEKITWGKLGADTPKFIVESDATIVAPLMFAYLLGW is encoded by the coding sequence ATGCCGAGCAGCGCCGCGTTCACCCCGGGCCCCGTGGGTTCGTTCATCAAGCACCATTTCCGCCACTTCAACGCGGCGGCCATGGTCGACGCGGCCGAGGGGTACCGCACCCACCTCCTGGAGGGCGGCAAGATGATGGTGAGCCTCGCCGGGGCCATGAGCACGGCCGAACTGGGCCTGAGCCTCGCGGAAATGATCCGCCAGGACAAGGTCCATCTCATCACCTGCACCGGCGCCAACCTGGAGGAGGACATCTTCAACCTGGTGGCCCACGACTACTACGAGCGCGTGCCCAACTACCGCGACCTCACCCCCGCCGACGAGAAGGCCCTCCTGGACCGTCACATGAACCGGGTCACGGACACCTGCATCCCCGAGATGGAGGCCATGCGCCGCATCGAGAAGGCCATCCTCAAGGAGTGGATGGCCGCGGATGCCGCCGGCGAGCGCCGCTTCCCCCACGAGTTCCTGTACCGCCTCCTGCGCAGCGGCGTGCTGGAGCAGTACCACCAGATCGACACCAAGAACAGCTGGATGATCGCGGCCTGCGAGAAGAACCTGCCCATCGTCGTGCCCGGCTGGGAGGACAGCACCCTGGGCAACATGTTCGCCGCCGCCGTGATCCGGGGCGACGTGAAGAACGTCCACACGGTCCGCACCGGCATCGAGTACATGACCTGGCTCGCCCGCTTTTACCAGGAGATCACGAAGGATTGTTCCCTGGGCATGTTCCAGGTGGGCGGCGGCATCGCGGGGGACTTCCCGATCTGCGTGGTGCCCATGCTCCACCAGGACCTGGAACTGGAGGCCCCGCTCTGGGGCTATTTCTGCCAGATCAGCGATTCCACCACCAGCTACGGTTCCTACTCCGGCGCCGTGCCCAACGAGAAGATCACCTGGGGCAAGCTGGGGGCGGACACCCCCAAGTTCATCGTGGAGAGCGATGCCACCATCGTGGCGCCCCTGATGTTCGCCTATTTGCTTGGCTGGTAG